ttgtactggaaacttgcattctcccagtaaggtcatatattgtactacgttgcaagcccctggagcaattttttgattagtgcttttgtgaacaagaaacaattaacaagtggctctatcccatctcccccctttcccctatcccatctccccccccccccccccccccccctttccccgtcgcgatataaccttgaatggttgaaaacgacgttaaacaccaaataaagaaagaaagcagtcatggttatctcccttcgaccgaaaccggtatcagttgtaccatcccgtaatcagcacaccaacaccggaaaacgtattctagactttttcttaggcgtattttgtgtgtgtgtcgcgtatttgcgtactgataataatttggcgtacaaaatacgcccaaatcgtactggtaaacaggtctgtaattATGATAATTGTTATAATTATTATATGATAATTATTCGCAGGACTTTGTTGTAATGGCTGCCAAAATTGCATGAGAGGTAACATACTTCAAACAAAAACTAATAAACCTGAAACTTAAAACttctagagagaaaaaaagaaagacagatagacagacagacggacagaaagatagatagacACACTCTAACACTCATTTACACCTGTGTTCATGTCTAATCATACCTTGACAAACTGGAACACTTTGTCTTGGTTTGGCGCGTCAAGGTCATCAAAGAAAATTCCTCCAACTCCTCTGCTCTCTCCTGAAAATCCACAGTCAACAGTAACACATAGATTCTTAAACAAATTGACACTGGTGTCACCAATAGCTGGTCAACAAgtatttataacaaaacaaaagaatcaaacaaataaaaaaagaaataaacaaaatgaaacCTTTGCAGCGGAAGCACAGAAAAGATTCCTCCCCACAAAATCCCATTACCATACAACTCCACACATGTTTTTGCACTAAAGAAAAGATACTGCTAATCATTATTATTCAAGACTgttgacaataaagtgttgaaTTTCCGGTCTTTTTGTAATAAACTGCTAAATATGCCAAATGTTTCCAGTGTGCATTTGATGAATCACTCAACATACACAATGTCTCATAATGTATGCACTGTGCAAACCACTCAACATACCCAACGACTCTTTTGACAAACCACTTAATATGCCCAATGTGTCCAGTGTGTATTTTCTGTGCATATTGACAAACCACTCAAAAAGCCCAATGTCTCATAATATATGCACAGATTTCCTGTGCATTTTGACAAACTGTTTCATTTGCAACGCATACCTTCAACAAACTCTTTGgcattcttcttattcttcttcttctgcgttaatcggctgaaactcccacaaaCACTTGtgatttttgcacgagtgggttctTACATATATGACAGCCATATGCCGACTTCGGAGGATGTTTGGCATTCCTACCTCTGTGTTTGATGTAGAAGTAGTCGTCACACCACTTCTTGTACTCGGGGTAGTAGTTCTTGCCGTGTTTGTCACAGGCCGTCTTCAGCGCCTTGTGAAAGCTGACCACATCCTGTAACACAGAGACGATGCAACAGATAACATGAGATAAACAGGAGCCCCCTCGATCACCCACTTCCCTTTAAGAAAAGAATAACTAAAACCAATGTGTGTAGTCCTTGCCATCCTTTTGATAGCAATAATacaatataataaataaataaataatgggGGAGTAGCTTCTCTTTGTATAACCAGGGAAGCGTGTTCAACGTTTTAGCACtcaactgaagtaaattgctatttaTGAGATTTGGCGTAAgtaatacagcagtccctgcaatgtacggcccccggcgtgagcggacacctgacatgtacggacacatttgctcggcacggagtgttttccttctatatttgcccccccttaaacggacacctgcaaaacgtggacgcggacactcattttcggtcccaacagcaggtcatacctccaatgtacggacagaccatcgtcaaattttcaccacaacaaaatcgataacagagcagtccggctcttggtacaaagatcacagccgcaatggtgtgatgacagtcactgataacttgagtgcacgtgtacccatcgtgtgtctgtgtgtaacctctttcattgacaagatactcttgtttcccctcagccttgaccagtgagtcggttgcctaatctatgaacccttcagttgtcttgctttgtcaaaagttacgacacagtcaactggttttgctctgagtgaacagtgcagctggcctctctggccacagccccaaacagtacatggctggagggagtgagagagagaaaggggggggggggggtggagggttagctggctaaactctgaggggtgtccggtgtcaccgcatgtcagcaggaagagcattggagagaaatagagaggtgtactcttccacacaatttccaagcatcagttgtcacggcttggggtaggcattagtgagggagagtgggagctgtgttatgtacagtgtatttccgactgaagagtgagaagtcactgccatgccacatgatcggcatgcagtcaataaagccagacaagaaacaaataaattacttgattatgacatgcagctctatctgctgctatttattcaaactggttttcaagcttattcttgcaaagcatctgcacacgctcctctgtgctgtgtttatgtggctgctttcgtatgtcagtgcatggtgagtgtgttcactgccttgaggatttattttatctcttcttttcaacacttttcatacaaatcctttttacagaacgtttaaagaagtattaggagtttattgttattgtttagtagccacaagaagtgattagcatagactcaatcctgttgtttgtgtgtctccttgtgagtgtatgggggatgGGGTGcatggtgtggtcacccctcccgtgaccggacacctgcaatgtatggacagttttgctatggcccaagggtgtccgttcatgagagggactgctgtatgtaATTTAATCTAGATTATAATATACATATCGTAACACCCACTACAGGTACTTACTAGCTTCTGTTTGCGGAAACGATATTTCTTCCAGACATCACCCACCACCTAAGCAAACTTCTTGATTCTGTATTGATAATTTGTGATGTCTTTAACACTGCACATTTTCACAAATGTCTATATCATCAAGACAAAAGTGACTGCTAATTGCATCACCAAAACAATTACACAGCTAAAAATATAATCATCGATAaaacagaaagtaaaaagacTGTCACGTTTGAACATTTCTTCACAAAATTGGacagaaaaaaaggtctgttctgtcttcttcttcttcgttcatgggcttagtctcccacgttcactcatgttttcagcacgagtggatttttacgtgtatgaccgtttttacaccgccattcaggcagccatacgccgatttcgggggaggcatgctgggtattttcgtgtttctataacccaccgaactctgacatggattacaggatcttttccgtgcgcacttggtcttgtgcttgcgtgtacacacgaagggggttaagacactagcaggtctgtacataagttgacctgggagatcggaaaaatctccactcttaatccaccaggcggcagcgaccgggattcgaactcacgacttcccgattaggaggccgacgtcttaccaccacgccactgcgcccgtcgtctgTTCTGTCTGAAACTgtctttacttcttcttcttctgcattcctgATAAATTTCTTTGCAGACCGTAACGAAAGGGATGTCATGTCtgaattgtttttttcttctgcgttaCCCAAAAATTTCTCTACAAAAATTGGACAGAAattaaagacagacacacacctcTTTGTCCAGGTAGTACGGTGTCAGGTCAGTGCCGCCGCCAAACCACCACTGCTTGGTCCCGTCTCGTTCCGTCACTTCAAAGTAGCGGTAGTTGAAGTGCACTGTGGGAATGTGAGGGTTCTTCTGCAAACGTCATAGCAAATGGTTCAAACATTTCAACTAAAACTGAAGGGAAACAACTTCTACAATGAACAAATCCTGCAACTGATATATACTGCATTACCTCCCATGAACCATCACAGACTCCACTCTTTTTGGGCCGGTGGTTTTTACTCGAAAGAAGATTGGACAGCATTTAACTACTTGAGCTCAGAGAACTCGCACAACAACCCGCAATTAAGACAGTCAACGATACAACAGCCACACTGTaaaatatttgtatttttgaccaaaatatgacatttgacacagatcgagacagtcacaGTTCTATAGgttgaggtgaacaatgactgtagAGATTTGTGTCAAAAGTCAAATTatcaataagtaaataaatacagaACAGATGATGTTCGGAACTAACTCTGTCAGTGTTTTCACGTGTCCTTCATCTTTGAGGAATATTATTCTTCCACAGCGCAAACAACTCATAAATTTAGGTCCAGAAAAAAATGACTTGCTTCAGTGATCAGCAAAATAATTAGCTTAAATGTACATCAGAATAAAATATTGGATCTTACCGGATGAATGACAGAGCTGACCCCAGCAGCAAAGAAAGGCAGGTTCTCGCCTTCAAGCTTCTTTCCTCTGTTAAaagacgaagaaaaagaagagttcTGATATTATCATGACAAGTCAAAACTCATTTTGGATTGTTTCTAAAATAATTCAGAACACAATCGTGTAACTGCTAACAAGTTTTGACTTCAGTTAGCGAACTATTCAATCTTTTTCACGGCCTTGCAAAGAGCCCCAAACACATTTCAgctctggttttgtttttgtgtggggttttttttgggggggagggggggatatcAGTGTTGTGACAACAGTGCTTGCCATTTTTCAAACCAGTACCTGCCCTTACAAGTAGAAATCCAAGTTCTCAAAACATTTGACCGCTCTATCACGTACACCAACTGGTCAAATTAAGATTTTACTTAATAATAATGCcagtacaaaaaaaacaaccacgatcaaaacaaaaatcaaccaGTAGGTATGATGACCTGCTGCCATTTTCCCCCCAGATGAACTCCagaataactctgtcaggtttctatgggttgtgaaaaagtgaatattcttgtttttagtgaggcaagctttcctaGTCAGACACAGCCCTCGTtaatgactggcctataatgtcacgtgggaaagtctGACTCGGTCAaaccaagggtattcactctttcgcaacccatacaaacctgacagagttatttccaaacattgtcTATTATGTCAGCAGCAATGTGAACAAATTGCTCACCTGGCCCTCATCTGCTGTACAGCACTGGGCGGCAGCATCCCCTGCACCACAGAGATGTTCACGCCGGCTTTTTCAAAGGTTGTACCGTCTTGAAGCACACATGTGATGCCTCCACCACCCTGCAATTTTATTTTTGGAATGAGCAAAGTGAGGAACCTACTTAGACAACACAAAATTGGTTCCATTACCCAAACCAAACAGGTGAAGAACAAGTGCTAAACATACAGCATGAAACATAAAGATAGGATAAAAATGGCTTCATGTCTGACTGGTTCTCTGCATTCTAAGAAAACTCAATGTCTAGCCGTGGTCCTCATTACTTCAAATGCTTTGTTAAAATCAATCTCCCCTACCGGTGGAGTATTCTCAGATTCAAACATGTTCACCAACACTTTTCAAAAACATATTAaataaacacacatgcacatacaggaTGGAAAATACAGTCGACCAAACAGAACAACTGGGACAGTGAAAAACCTTAAAGACTCCCTGCTTTAAGACTTCTCCCAGTTTGGAGGTtgctttttttaattacttttataaacattttaagactccttcctttttcaAGGCATGACTTTCTTGGATTTGTGGGGGTCCTAAAAGACCTGTTCTCCTGTACCCTAAAATCAAgtttatatatgaagtcttatatcgcgcgcgtatctccacactcggactcaaggcgcagggatctatttatgccgtgtgagatggaattttttacacaatacatcacgcattcacatcagccagcagatcgcagccattttggcgcatatcctacttttcacggcctattattccaagtcacaagggtattttggtggacatttttttatctatgcctatacaattttgccaggtaagacccttttgtcaatcgtgggatctttaacgtgcacacctcaatgtagtgtacacgaagggacctcggtttttcatctcatccgaaagactagcacttgaacccaccacctaggttaggaaaggggggagaaaattgctaacgccctgcaccagggtcgaactcgcaacctctcgcttccgagcgcaagtgcgttaccactcggccacccagtcccagttTAAAATGATTCATGTTACCTCTTTACGATGCCATTTGTCCACCACAAATTTCTTCTCCCCATCCAGCTCTTCTAGCGCTCTGCAAAAATCTGCCTGCAACACAAAAAATACTGTTATTCTAAAAACGGTTATAACCTAAAAACATGAGAATTTAAATGTGTACGTATATTTCAATCAACAGTTCATGAACATAATGTCAGGTGAATCAGTGCCGTCAGCTGGTCAAAAAGCGTTAGTTGTTTGGCTGACAAGCTCGTTGTCAGATATGACATTTATGGGTTTTATGTATGAACATGTATGTAATATGAGTACTTAATTAATGATGAAATGATGCTGTTATTAGTATGCATTAATTGACAGAAGTAGACTCGTATCGCGAAAAACATTATTATTGATTCGCATGCCTGTTGGACCATGATTATGGGGCCTGTACTGTTACCTGTAGAGCCGAGTCTCCACGCACTCACGTGCAACAGGTGAAAAACCTGAATGTCCATTTTTTGTAAGGTGAGCTGTTAGACTTGTGTCGCCAGTCACCTAAGCTGTTAGCTTCACTTGCCCATTGAACATGTAAGAGGCAAGTCGGGGAAGATTCTTTGCTCGCGTGCTCAGGTAAACTATTTTTCATGATATGTCTTCGCTAAGGAACACTTGTATGTTTATGAATAGGCATTCTTAATATTCGCTGCTATGTTAACTTAAGTGTTCATTGTACTAGTTCTTAATCTGGATATTCTGAATAGTTGTTTAATGTGTGGATAAATAACTCGGACATGGATGGGAATTGATATTAGTATTGACAGTAGTTATTTAagaattcgtgtgtgtgtggttgaatgtAGAGTGTAATTACAGCCCAGGGTGAATGATGAGtgaattggtgtgtgtgttatgcctATGGAAATACTGACTCAAGAATTACTTTCACAGGAGTCTTCCCAGAGACAGAAGACGGAATTCGCGAGAGCTTGTTTGACCATTCAAGCAGACGCATGAAGAGATGAAGATGCACGAAGCAGAGCGACGTGATCTACTAACCGGACTTCACGGACCACGCCAGGAGTCGCCGCGCCGGCTGGGTGATGGAGAAACAGAGATGAACTACACTACGCTGTTCTGGTGATGGGGTAACACATTAATTTACTCATCTAGAACCCTGGGCGtattgtgtatatatgtgtgtgtgaatcctgAACGTTTGATATATGTACATGCTTTACCAGTGAGCTATATAAACATAATGAGCTCCACgtattttcttttattgttgGAATGAATCGGAGGAGAATAACGAATGCGTATAAATGAAATAGTAGCCTTCTGACTGACAGTCGGTATTTTAGATAATTCATTCCTGACAATTGGTGACCCCGACGTGAGTTCAGATCAGAAAACTTGCAAGGTCAATTATCTGACGAATGACCAGGGACAAAACTTCATGGGCTTATACAAATaataacaacagcaaaaaagaaaagaaaacaaaggtaTGTTGCAAGGATGTATATAgaaaatactacatggcttgctgtaacgtaccagatttacacaagttgtttttttaaatattgaactgcgagcgaaagcgagctgtcactatttgaaaaagcaacgagtgtaaacctggtatgaaacagcaagccatgtagtattctgtttatcctacaaaagtacatactgtacttactgaaaatgtcctgcagtcgaggcagctaaattgaagacgcttgtttttggaacctcgatctcttctaaagcctcgtgcaatatattacgtcaaagcaacgtcactctgaaagtgtggcgtgacgtgttagttctaaaaattcatcgagggtaattagcgagcgcaatttttgttttctataatgacgtttgtctcggtgactttggcatcataagcagtggaaaaacaggtccctgccagacttaacttgcttgacatgacctcatttacatgatatacacatgtgtgatttgaacgattattatctcacgagtgtctctctcatgTATGTCCGATAAATGCTTTTAAAAATTTAATGGAATGGTCAAAAAAGTTTAGGAAATTTTTTTAAGTTGTAGGCACACATGGGCGTGAcctttcccctcccccccccccctcccccccccccccccccccccccccaaagtttTTCTTTTGCCAAAATGACGGCAAAGTTTACCGCAATTTGAAATGACTTTCGCCACATTTACGACTGACAACGCCAAACGATATTTCTGAAAAATAAGCTGATTTTCAATTGCCTTGGTCAACAATAAACATGCCTTAATTCTTACCTGTATCCTCATGATCAACACCTCCATTCTGCACTTCATGTCTGAAGAGTTCTGAAACAGCAAAATGACAAAATTGAcataaaatcaaatcaaatgtagATCTATGAAAGCTGCTTGTTCTTCAAGCAATAAAAAACATGCTTCAAAAACAGTCTTTTTAGAGTGTTTATGATGTTTGATTCTGGATATTGGACCGTTAGCAGTCTACCTGATCGGATTTCAATCTCCCATACATGTCTATGACACCGACGTCAACACGATCTGAAAATGACTTCAGTTCATGACTGCTTAACCCAGAACTTGAAGCAGGGACAGGAACAGTTGCCAATCAGTACCAATGCAGATTTAAACCTTTACTTCTTTACCTTGTTTTGCAGGGGGTAGTCTGGCATAGACCAGtgtctgtacagtggaacccccatcttaagacctcaaaaaatctttaaaaatcaggtcttaaaaaaggaaggagtcttaaagttagttagttagttgttgctttttgggtccagcggaccatataggccaaatcaggaccccagtcTTAAAGTAGCTctaggtaaatttacagaggttatgaacagaaaatctggaaaAGCAATTAAAGATCTTAAAAAAGGGGTAAGTCTTAAATCAGGGGTTTCCAAAGACGTGTTCCACAGTATTTTGCTTATCAAAACTTCACCTCAGCAGACTGTGTCCTCTTGTCTTTGAGAATGCATCAAATTTGGACTGATATGGTAGGATTTGACTCAAAAATAATGTCACTTCCATGAATTTCAGTTTCAGTTGCTTACAGGTATGCATTTAATCCAAATGCAGATAGATTGCTGATGTTCAAAAACTCAGAtaataaaaacaagaatggtaggttattggaacgtttaatttatgacgaaacaaaaaatgaaattaaaagcaTTTACCTTTTGTAGATGGTCTAGACTTGTGAGGGGTTCACACATCCATTTGCTTGCCTGAGCTTGTAAACTCTCCTCTTCTTCTGGGGAGGActggaagaaaaacaaatcataTTTAACACAAGTAAACACTATCATGCCTACCTTTTGACGATTTTTTTTCAACGTAAGGAGGAATCATTCTACATAGCAAAGGTAACAGTTTACAGTCAAGTTTTGGGAATATgttacacacattcatacaatcatcatcattaaatgcaaacaaacaggcagacagaaagatgaGAAAACTGcattaagagagagaggggggaggcgggggggtgacaaaaagagagagagagagagagagagagagagagagagagagagagagagagagagagagagagagagagagagagagagagagagagagagagagagagagagagagacaatgacaacgacacattctttatttacgagggtaatggcataagcaaacaggtgcttttttacatccagccctcgcccatgggagggtttaatctaatggtaatacgttttaaaaatgttggaatatcaattaaagaagtaataaaagtaaacgacagagagagagagagagagagagagagagagagagagagagagagagagagagagagagagagagagagagagagagagagggagagagagagagagagagagagaaaagagagagagagagaaaagaaagagagagagagtgagagagagatggggagaaaATTAAAATCGTTTAATTAATTTTACTTTACCTTAAAAAGAGATAAACTGAAGACACCACCTCCAAAGCCAAGCAAAGACGTTACGAGTTTGATTCtgcaatcaaacaaacactgcTCATGAAAAGACTGTCAGTCGATTCTTTAACTAAACAGACTGCCATAATAGTTTTCACAAACAAGCTAAGGTTAATAATTAATACACACATGTTTGTGTTCATCCAAatacacaccctcacacatGCAGCCTTCCATCCACTcctcccccccaacacacacaattatgtgcacagacacaaacacatagaTGCAAGcttgcatgcacgcacacacaccctttcAATTACACGTACACAGATTCCACACCCCCCCAaattattcacacacacacacacacacacacacacacacacacacacacacacacacacacacacacacacacacaaattcagtGATCACGCTAGATATCTTTGAAACCGGTCAACCTGCCAAGGCAACCAGTCAAAGGCAAACAATGACTAAATCAATGTTTATCAATGCCATTGACACGTAGACGTTTTTTGTGGAATAAAATCTGGTTATTCCCCCATTTCAAAGCGACTGCCACACAACATGAACACATCAGCcgctgagagaaagagaaagagagagagagagagagagagagagagagagagagagagagagagagagagagagagagagagagagagagagagagagagagagagagagagtgagagagacagagagagagagagagagagaaagagagaaagagagagaaaaaaaaagagagagagagagagagagagagagagagagagagagagagagagagagagaaaaagagagagagagaaaaagagagagagagagagacgggggggaCACGTGCAAAATAAAAGAGCATGATAGTACTGGCCTCAAATATGTGAGCAAAGAGCGGAGCTGGTGTGCGTAGGTGATTTTCCAGTATGACCGCATGCCGACTTTTGCATCCTGCTGTTATTTTGACGTTTTGTTAAGCCTCATCAATTTATTTTCCATGAGACAATGGCaacattgtatcaacatgacacctgtcacaacaagccatgcaaCTCTATCTCTCTTGTACAGACCATGGATTCTTTATAAAGGATTTTTTTCCACTCTTTATTTTTACCCAATTAACAATCGGTAGGTCTGCCCAAGCACCCATTTTTTTTATCGGTATTGGCGAATCTCAATCGTTAAAATACAggaaattaccggtaaacgcgatccctgaaaTTCCATACACAAGACAACCTGCACCCCACAGATTCTATTCTAACCTATGCAATACACCCCATTAACAGAATTAAGGTAAGTAGGGAAGTACTCCAAATTTTGTTTATAGACTTGAAAGAAAGGATTAGAAATCCAACATTACCTGTGTGGTTTGACCTGTGGCCTAACTCGTGCTGTAGCAACAGCTGCCATGGTGCGTAAAAGCCGCATCCAATGTTTTCCGCTTGTAGCCATCTTGTCTGTGTGTTGGCAACTCCCTGGAACTTAAAATAAATGCAGAAAAATTTCTGTGTATTACAGAGAACATTCCAGGCATTTCAtactgcataaactacaaagaCACATCGTCACATGCACAAAcaagtacaaacacacacatatatatagcacagagtgacacacacacacacagtgacaaacacacacaaagagcacataaaaacacatacacacacacacaaatagcacagtgacacacacacacacacacacacacactgacactgaaacAATGCAGAcacaaacatgtacacacacaaacattattatgtacacacacaaacatatgtacacacacacacacacacacagcaacgcacacacacacacacagtgacacaattAGATCACACACAGACTCAGGGCAGTCActtacgcgc
The sequence above is a segment of the Littorina saxatilis isolate snail1 linkage group LG3, US_GU_Lsax_2.0, whole genome shotgun sequence genome. Coding sequences within it:
- the LOC138961660 gene encoding oxygen-dependent coproporphyrinogen-III oxidase-like; translated protein: MATSGKHWMRLLRTMAAVATARVRPQVKPHRIKLVTSLLGFGGGVFSLSLFKSSPEEEESLQAQASKWMCEPLTSLDHLQKNSSDMKCRMEVLIMRIQADFCRALEELDGEKKFVVDKWHRKEGGGGITCVLQDGTTFEKAGVNISVVQGMLPPSAVQQMRARGKKLEGENLPFFAAGVSSVIHPKNPHIPTVHFNYRYFEVTERDGTKQWWFGGGTDLTPYYLDKEDVVSFHKALKTACDKHGKNYYPEYKKWCDDYFYIKHRGESRGVGGIFFDDLDAPNQDKVFQFVKSCADAVIPSYIPIVKKNRNKPYSYAERTWQLLRRGRYVEFNLIYDRGTKFGLYTPGARYESILMSLPLTARWEYMHTPKKGSREDELTQVLKNPQEWV